A region of Anolis sagrei isolate rAnoSag1 chromosome 2, rAnoSag1.mat, whole genome shotgun sequence DNA encodes the following proteins:
- the LOC132768363 gene encoding retinol dehydrogenase 7-like isoform X1, which translates to MPILFKRMSYLHSIVELQVQLPLSTKLQEEEQKKRSYLLSPPKAGAWKISIIPITALPATMWLYLAVLVGLYLLLRWYWEGQTVENLREKYVFITGCDSGFGNKLAKQLDAQGLQVLAACFTQEGAEELERLTSDRLKVTILDVTSTESVKAATEWVKGIVGSKGLWGLVNNAGIGLPTAPNGWLTKDDFANVINVNLLGLIDVTLHMLPLVRAARGRVVNVSSCSGRVSIIGGGYNPSKYGVEAFSDSLRRELLPFRVRVSIIEPGAFANAMADIIQENMKVTWDRTPSDIKDAYGEQYFEFYCKTLQDLIKNSNPNLYLVTDCMEHALTSRYPRTRYSAGWDAKLFYIPLSYMPTFVADYVLALFFPKPAQAV; encoded by the exons ATGCCAATTCTGTTTAAAAGGATGAGCTATCTGCACTCAATAGTAGAGCTCCAAGTCCAGCTGCCCCTCAGCACAAAACTTCAAGAAGAGGAACAGAAGAAAAGAAGTTATCTACTCTCTCCACCCAAAGCTGGTGCTTGGAAGATTTCAATCATCCCAATCACAG CCTTGCCTGCAACCATGTGGCTCTACCTGGCTGTTCTAGTGGGACTTTACTTACTCCTCCGATGGTACTGGGAGGGACAGACGGTAGAGAACCTCAGAGAGAAATATGTCTTCATCACCGGCTGTGACTCTGGATTTGGGAACAAGCTTGCCAAGCAGCTGGATGCCCAAGGCTTGCAGGTGTTGGCTGCTTGTTTCACTCAGGAAGGGGCAGAAGAACTAGAAAGGCTGACATCTGACCGGCTGAAAGTCACCATCTTGGACGTCACCAGCACAGAGAGTGTGAAGGCAGCAACCGAATGGGTGAAAGGAATCGTGGGGAGCAAAG GGCTCTGGGGCTTGGTCAACAATGCTGGCATAGGTTTGCCTACAGCACCCAACGGATGGCTGACCAAGGATGACTTTGCAAATGTAATCAATGTCAACCTGCTTGGGCTGATTGACGTGACATTGCACATGCTGCCCCTGGTGAGAGCAGCCAGAGGAAGGGTTGTCAATGTGTCCAGTTGCTCAGGAAGAGTGTCAATTATTGGAGGAGGTTACAATCCATCCAAGTATGGTGTGGAAGCCTTCTCAGACAGCCTGAG GCGAGAGCTCCTTCCTTTTAGAGTCCGAGTCAGCATTATTGAGCCTGGTGCTTTCGCTAATGCAATGGCCGATATAATACAAGAAAACATGAAGGTTACATGGGACCGGACACCTTCTGACATCAAAGACGCCTACGGGGAGCAATACTTTGAATTCT ATTGTAAAACTTTACAAGATCTCATTAAAAATAGCAACCCCAACCTCTACCTGGTcactgactgcatggagcatgccCTGACCTCCCGGTATCCACGCACACGCTACTCTGCAGGCTGGGATGCAAAGCTCTTCTACATTCCTCTGTCTTACATGCCAACCTTTGTGGCAGACTATGTGTTGGCCCTTTTTTTCCCAAAGCCAGCACAGGCAGTGTAG
- the LOC132768363 gene encoding retinol dehydrogenase 7-like isoform X2 has translation MWLYLAVLVGLYLLLRWYWEGQTVENLREKYVFITGCDSGFGNKLAKQLDAQGLQVLAACFTQEGAEELERLTSDRLKVTILDVTSTESVKAATEWVKGIVGSKGLWGLVNNAGIGLPTAPNGWLTKDDFANVINVNLLGLIDVTLHMLPLVRAARGRVVNVSSCSGRVSIIGGGYNPSKYGVEAFSDSLRRELLPFRVRVSIIEPGAFANAMADIIQENMKVTWDRTPSDIKDAYGEQYFEFYCKTLQDLIKNSNPNLYLVTDCMEHALTSRYPRTRYSAGWDAKLFYIPLSYMPTFVADYVLALFFPKPAQAV, from the exons ATGTGGCTCTACCTGGCTGTTCTAGTGGGACTTTACTTACTCCTCCGATGGTACTGGGAGGGACAGACGGTAGAGAACCTCAGAGAGAAATATGTCTTCATCACCGGCTGTGACTCTGGATTTGGGAACAAGCTTGCCAAGCAGCTGGATGCCCAAGGCTTGCAGGTGTTGGCTGCTTGTTTCACTCAGGAAGGGGCAGAAGAACTAGAAAGGCTGACATCTGACCGGCTGAAAGTCACCATCTTGGACGTCACCAGCACAGAGAGTGTGAAGGCAGCAACCGAATGGGTGAAAGGAATCGTGGGGAGCAAAG GGCTCTGGGGCTTGGTCAACAATGCTGGCATAGGTTTGCCTACAGCACCCAACGGATGGCTGACCAAGGATGACTTTGCAAATGTAATCAATGTCAACCTGCTTGGGCTGATTGACGTGACATTGCACATGCTGCCCCTGGTGAGAGCAGCCAGAGGAAGGGTTGTCAATGTGTCCAGTTGCTCAGGAAGAGTGTCAATTATTGGAGGAGGTTACAATCCATCCAAGTATGGTGTGGAAGCCTTCTCAGACAGCCTGAG GCGAGAGCTCCTTCCTTTTAGAGTCCGAGTCAGCATTATTGAGCCTGGTGCTTTCGCTAATGCAATGGCCGATATAATACAAGAAAACATGAAGGTTACATGGGACCGGACACCTTCTGACATCAAAGACGCCTACGGGGAGCAATACTTTGAATTCT ATTGTAAAACTTTACAAGATCTCATTAAAAATAGCAACCCCAACCTCTACCTGGTcactgactgcatggagcatgccCTGACCTCCCGGTATCCACGCACACGCTACTCTGCAGGCTGGGATGCAAAGCTCTTCTACATTCCTCTGTCTTACATGCCAACCTTTGTGGCAGACTATGTGTTGGCCCTTTTTTTCCCAAAGCCAGCACAGGCAGTGTAG
- the LOC132768365 gene encoding retinol dehydrogenase 7-like, which produces MWPYLALLMGLYLLLRWYWEGQTVENLREKYVFITGCDSGFGKKLARQLDAQGMRVLAACLTQEGAKELERLTSDQLKVTILDVTSTESVKAATEWVKGIVGSKGLWGLVNNAGIGLPTAPNGWLTKDDFAKVINVNLLGLIDVTLHMLPLVRAARGRVVNVASCAGRVSILGGGYSPSKYGVEAFSDSLRRQLLPFGVRVSIIEPGVFANPIILAGMESVKSTWDRVPSDIKETYGQQCFISYYKALQDLIKNGNPNLYLVTDCMEHALTSRYPRTRYSAGWDAKLFYIPLSYMPTFLADCVSARYSPKPAQAV; this is translated from the exons ATGTGGCCCTACCTGGCTCTTCTAATGGGACTTTACTTACTCCTCCGATGGTACTGGGAGGGACAGACGGTAGAGAACCTCAGAGAGAAATATGTCTTCATCACTGGCTGTGACTCTGGATTTGGGAAGAAGCTAGCCAGGCAACTGGATGCCCAGGGCATGCGGGTCTTGGCAGCTTGCCTCACCCAGGAAGGGGCAAAAGAGTTGGAGAGGCTGACATCTGACCAGCTGAAAGTCACCATCTTGGACGTCACCAGTACAGAAAGTGTGAAGGCAGCAACCGAATGGGTGAAAGGAATCGTGGGGAGCAAAG GGCTCTGGGGCTTGGTCAACAATGCTGGCATAGGTTTGCCTACAGCACCCAACGGGTGGCTGACCAAGGATGACTTTGCAAAGGTAATCAATGTCAACTTGCTTGGGCTGATTGACGTGACGTTGCACATGCTGCCCCTGGTGAGAGCAGCCAGAGGAAGGGTCGTCAATGTGGCCAGTTGCGCAGGAAGAGTGTCAATTCTTGGAGGAGGTTACAGTCCATCCAAATATGGCGTGGAAGCCTTCTCAGACAGCCTGAG GCGACAGCTCCTTCCTTTTGGAGTCCGAGTCAGCATTATTGAGCCTGGTGTTTTTGCGAATCCCATTATCCTCGCAGGAATGGAAAGTGTAAAGAGTACATGGGACCGGGTACCTTCTGACATTAAAGAGACCTACGGGCAGCAATGCTTTATTTCCT ATTACAAAGCTTTGCAAGATCTTATTAAAAATGGCAACCCCAACCTCTACCTGGTcactgactgcatggagcatgccCTGACGTCCCGGTATCCACGCACACGCTACTCTGCAGGCTGGGATGCAAAGCTCTTCTACATTCCTCTGTCTTACATGCCAACCTTTCTGGCAGATTGTGTGTCAGCACGCTATAGCCCAAAGCCAGCACAGGCAGTGTAG